A segment of the Terribacillus aidingensis genome:
CTGGTCGTATTTATCACACTGCTGTTTCTGCTCATCGATAGCGGGCATATGCCTTTTCAGGCAGCGTCTGTCAACCATCATCCAGTTTTTTCTGATATAGCAGTACGAGCAGATGAACAGGAACTGCGGCAGGAAATCGAAGCGGTGCGCGAAGAAGTCGAACAGCCGGCTGAAAACGCGCGAATCGATAAGATATGGAAAAAGGTGCCTGGAAAGGCTGGCATCAAAGTAGATGTCGACGCTTCTTTGGAAAAGATGAAGAAGGCAGGTATATTCGATCGGGAACTGCTTGTAGTGGAAGAAGTCGAACCTGAAATCACACTTGATGAGCTGCCGGCATCGCCAATATACCGTGCCAGGGAGGATCAGGAACAGGTCGCCTTATTGATCAATGTTTCCTGGGGGGAAGACCATATTCCTGCAATTCTGCAGACATTGAAGGATGCAAATGCCAAGGCCAATTTCTTTATCGAAGGTAAATGGGCGAAAGAGCATAACCAGCTAGTCGAGATGATTAAAGAAGAAGGACATGTAATCGGGAACCATGCATATAACCATCCTGATATGAGTCGAATGAGCGAGACTGATTCGGCAGAACAGATAAGCCAAACAAATGAAATCATTCACGCGATAACAGGTGACAAACCAGTCTATTTTGCACCGCCAAGCGGGAGCTTTAATGATGGGACAATACAGGCTGCCAATGAACAGGGGATGGAGACGATTCTATGGTCTGTCGATACCATTGATTGGCAAAAACCGACAGTTCCTGTTATGATGAAACGCGTGACCGAAAAACTGCATCCTGGAGCTTTCATCTTGATGCATCCTACTCCTGTTGTGGAGGCTGGATTAGCTGATATGTTAAAAGCCATTAATGAAAAAGGGTACAGTGTATCGACTTTGGATACGATATTGAATGAAGGAAGATAATGGTACAGCGAGATATACTGCTGATTGGGAGGATTTGAATTTGCTGCAGACGCACACTTGCAAAAATGGACTACGAGTTGTAGTAGAAAACATGCCATCGGTACGTTCCGTTACGATCGGCATTTGGATTTTGACTGGTTCACGAAATGAAGAAGAGAAGAATAACGGTTTGTCACACTTTTTAGAGCATATGTTTTTCAAAGGAACGAAAAATCGATCCGCCAAAGAACTAGCGGAAGCTTTCGATGCCATCGGAGGCATGGTCAATGCTTTCACCTCTAAAGAGTATACATGCTATTATGCGAAAGTGTTGGATACACATAAGGAATACGCACTGGAAGTCCTAGCTGACATGTTCTTTGAATCACAATTTGCACAAGAGGAAATTGTGAAAGAGCAGAAAGTTGTTTTAGAAGAGATCAAAATGGCAGAAGATACGCCGGATGATATTATCCACGACTGGCTGGCAGAAGCTGCTTACGGAAAACATCCGCTTGGATTGCCTATACTCGGTACAGAAAGCACACTAATGAGTTTTACAAGTGAGTCAGTAAGGAATTACAAAGAGTCTCATTATGTGCCGGAGAAGATGGTTATTTCTGTAGCTGGAAATGTGGATGAATCTTTCATCAAGACTGTAGAAGACCAGTTTGGAACATTCCAAGCTGAATCTGCCCATAAAGCGCTTGATGTACCGCCATTTACACCAAATACGATCAGCCGATCCAAGGAAACCGAACAAGCTCATTTAACGATTGGGTATCAAGGTTTGGAACTGGACGATCCGGCTAGCTATAGTCTGATGGTTGTGAACAATGTACTGGGCGGCAGCATGAGCTCAAGATTATTCCAGGATGTGCGAGAAGAGAAAGGTTTGGCTTATTCGGTGTATTCCTACCATAGTACGTACCTGGACAGCGGCATGCTGACTATCTATGCTGGAACGGGTAAAGAACAGCTGGATGAGCTTCAGGAAACGATCCGTTTGACGTTGGAAAAACTGAAGGCTGACGGCATCACTGACAAAGAGTTCCGCAATACGAAAGAGCAGCTGAAAGGGAATTATATGCTTGGGCTGGAAAGTACGAACAGCAGAATGAGCCGAAATGGCCGTAATGAATTGCTGCTCGGCAAGCACCCTTCCTTGAATGAATTGATTGAGAAAATCGATAATGTGACGATGGATGATGTCAATGCTGTCATCCAGAAGATATTCGGCAAGGAACAAGCAAGAGCGATTGTTGCACCAAAATAAAAGGAGCTGATCTGCTTTGCGTTTCAAGGACATAGGTGATAAAGAGATCATTGATGTGAACAACGGCGAGCGTTTAGGTGTGCTTGGTCAGACTGATATAGAGTTCAACCCTGTCACAGGAAAAATCGATGCATTTCTCATACCGAATTACAAATGGTTCGGGTTGCGCAAGGAAGGCAGCGATAATCGCATTGCCTGGGAGGAAATCCAGACAATCGGAAAACATATGATTTTAATACGGACGTAAATGGCCAGTGCATAACGCACTGGCTTTTTTTGTGTTTGCACTATGCCCCAATTCAATCACTCCTTACGGTAATCCTCATATGATAACTCGAAAGCAACTAATCTCTTGATGAAGATCTAATAAAATACGCTGCAGAGCGAGGTGAGAGTTTGACCACTGAATTGACTATCGCTGTTCTTGGCGGTGATGCCCGCTACTTGGAGATGATTCGCAGCTTACAATGCAGTGCGAATGCATCTGTATTTGCGGTGGGCTTCGAACAAATCAGTCAAAGCTTCACCGGCGGTATCCAGCGGGAGTTAGAGGACATAGATCCGCATAGTCTAAATGCGGTTATTCTTCCGATTCCCGGAGTTGGCTCTAATGGACAGATCGAAACAGTATTCTCCGATAAGAATATTCAGCTGACTGAAAGCTGGGTAGATCAACTGCCTAAGGATTGTGTCATTTTTACGGGTATTACAAATGACTATCTGACAGAATTATGCGAGAAACGGAATTTGCGTCTTATTTCCTTGTTCGACAGAGATGACGTCGCAATTTATAATTCGATCCCGACTGCCGAGGGAGCTATCATGACTGCAATCAAACATACTGATTTCACCATCCATGGCTCCAAGGTCGTTGTACTTGGATTCGGTCGTGTAGGTATAAGTGTGGCAAGCAAATTCG
Coding sequences within it:
- a CDS encoding pitrilysin family protein gives rise to the protein MLQTHTCKNGLRVVVENMPSVRSVTIGIWILTGSRNEEEKNNGLSHFLEHMFFKGTKNRSAKELAEAFDAIGGMVNAFTSKEYTCYYAKVLDTHKEYALEVLADMFFESQFAQEEIVKEQKVVLEEIKMAEDTPDDIIHDWLAEAAYGKHPLGLPILGTESTLMSFTSESVRNYKESHYVPEKMVISVAGNVDESFIKTVEDQFGTFQAESAHKALDVPPFTPNTISRSKETEQAHLTIGYQGLELDDPASYSLMVVNNVLGGSMSSRLFQDVREEKGLAYSVYSYHSTYLDSGMLTIYAGTGKEQLDELQETIRLTLEKLKADGITDKEFRNTKEQLKGNYMLGLESTNSRMSRNGRNELLLGKHPSLNELIEKIDNVTMDDVNAVIQKIFGKEQARAIVAPK
- a CDS encoding polysaccharide deacetylase family protein, producing the protein MHRIIIHLVVFITLLFLLIDSGHMPFQAASVNHHPVFSDIAVRADEQELRQEIEAVREEVEQPAENARIDKIWKKVPGKAGIKVDVDASLEKMKKAGIFDRELLVVEEVEPEITLDELPASPIYRAREDQEQVALLINVSWGEDHIPAILQTLKDANAKANFFIEGKWAKEHNQLVEMIKEEGHVIGNHAYNHPDMSRMSETDSAEQISQTNEIIHAITGDKPVYFAPPSGSFNDGTIQAANEQGMETILWSVDTIDWQKPTVPVMMKRVTEKLHPGAFILMHPTPVVEAGLADMLKAINEKGYSVSTLDTILNEGR
- the dpaA gene encoding dipicolinic acid synthetase subunit A → MTTELTIAVLGGDARYLEMIRSLQCSANASVFAVGFEQISQSFTGGIQRELEDIDPHSLNAVILPIPGVGSNGQIETVFSDKNIQLTESWVDQLPKDCVIFTGITNDYLTELCEKRNLRLISLFDRDDVAIYNSIPTAEGAIMTAIKHTDFTIHGSKVVVLGFGRVGISVASKFDALGANVQVGSIHDADIARISEMGMRAFFLDRLPEMVKDTDILINTIPALVVKKAIIEQLPAQTLIIDLASKPGGVDFDYAKKRGIEAIHALSLPGIVAPKTAGNILSVVIKQILTNS
- a CDS encoding YlmC/YmxH family sporulation protein, whose protein sequence is MRFKDIGDKEIIDVNNGERLGVLGQTDIEFNPVTGKIDAFLIPNYKWFGLRKEGSDNRIAWEEIQTIGKHMILIRT